One Mus caroli chromosome 6, CAROLI_EIJ_v1.1, whole genome shotgun sequence genomic window, TGACAACTCATTGTATTTTGTTTAATGAAACAGAAAGGCTGAGTGGCACCCATCAAGTCCACCGCTGACAGGCCGACACTAAACAAAAGTCCCCAGCTCACCGAGCCACCACCGGAGGGCAAGCCAATCCTCAGCCCATTGGCCAGTCCTCATGATAGACATCCTTCAGACCAATGGCTTTCTGCTCTGGAAGGCGCATTTTCCACAACTGGCCTATGAGAGTCTGCTTCGGCTCAGCCAATAGGGTCGGGGCAGGGGGCGTGGAGGGAAGTTTGAAACTCCNGGCTTTGGGAGTTGTTTCTCTAGCTGGTGTTCGGGCAGAGGTCGAGCTGGGGGCCCGGTAAGTAATGTGAATGAATTAGTGGTTAAATTCGAAGGCTCCCGCAGACCTGACTGCTCTGTTAAAAATCTCCACTCGTTATCCTTGCAGAGATCTCTGGGCTAGCGACCCGGAGGTTCCTCTGCTGGCAACTGGGAAGATCGGGTGGGTCTGGGGTCAGTGGTCCGACACGGAAGCAGTAAGCTCTGAGTCTCTTCTGACGGACGTCCCTTCCTCTGCATCTGCACAGCCGGGCCCCGTCCCCAACCCCAGTGGAGATGGGTTCGACTCAGAGCGTCTCAGGCACTCCAGCACGGCCTCTGCCACGCAACAAGCAAGTGGCTCGAGTAGCAGACCCTCGTTCACCTAGTGCTGGCATCCAGCGCACTCCTATTCAGGTATACGGGGCTGGGCTGGGGAATGCAGGGAGGCTGTCTGGATGCGGGCCTCTGCCTAGCTTGTTTACATGAGCCCTCATCCCCACTGCCACTGGAACCTTactttctccatccctcccccttttattatttattttttgaggctcNAATATAATCTCGTCATAtctgcctttcccttcctccctccaaacccttccatatacccctccttgctgtctttcaaattcatgatcttctctttttcattagctgactttctgcctttttttttttttttttaaaggcagggtctcaccatgtagccctgtcACAatggagaccaggttggcctcaaacttatagagatcctcctgcctcccaagtactgagaNNNNNNNNNNNNNNNNNNNNNNNNNNNNNNNNNNNNNNNNNNNNNNNNNNNNNNNNNNNNNNNNNNNNNNNNNNNNNNNNNNNNNNNttttttttttctacttttagaaATAAGTTATGTGTATACTTATTTGTTTTggaataatgttttttttttttaagatttatttatttattttatatatgagtaccctgttgctgtcttcagacacaccagaaaagggcatcagattccattatagatggttgtgaaccaccatgtggttgctgggaattgaactcaggacctctggaagaacagccagtgctcttaactgctgagccatctctccagcccagggcccAGACTTATTCTAACCTGTGGTATTGACAGGTGGAGAGCTCTCCACAGCCAAGCCTACCAGCAGAACAGCTGAACAGTCTCAAACAGGCACAAGACCCAGATCCCCGCTCTCCTACTCTTGGCATTGCACGGACACCCATGAAGATCAGTGGTCCAGGCAAGTGATGGGCTCAGGGGAGACTGAAACTGACACCTATTCTAGGGTGCTTTCACCACCATTTTTGTTTtactgggttgttgttgtttatttatttatttggtttttgtttgtctggggTTTTAACCAAAGGTCTTAAGCATGCCAGGGGTTCTATCCTCCTGTATGGGACCTTTCttacttaaaaacattttctaacattgatctggggttggggtggaggcacacacctggcACAGTTCACATGTGAAGGGCAGAGGACAATTTAagggggtcagttctctccttctaccgcGTAGCTTCTTGGCCTCCAACTAGGGCCATCAGGTTTGGTAACAACTCCTTTGTCCGCTGATTGgctgtttttgtcttttcccaTTTAAGTCAAGGCCTCCCATTGTATccccggctggcctggaacttgaggCAATCCTACTTCAGTACTGGAGTGCTAGAATTGTACCTGGCCGGGACACCACCCAGCGCTTACCTCCATCTTCTCCAGATCATTTTTCCCCCATCCTGGTttcccccttcctgctccccttccctctgAGCAGGAGCCCGATGCCCCCTTATCTTTCCCTCCTTGATTTGGATCCGAAAGCTGCAGCTTCTCAACCTTNTNTCCTGTAGACCCTCAGTGCTCACTGGTGAAAGAGCTGAGCGAAGTTTTTGAGACGGAAGCATCGGAATCAAT contains:
- the Cdca3 gene encoding cell division cycle-associated protein 3; the protein is MAFCSGRRIFHNWPMRVCFGSANRVGAGGVEGSLKLXALGVVSLAGVRAEVELGARRAPSPTPVEMGSTQSVSGTPARPLPRNKQVARVADPRSPSAGIQRTPIQVESSPQPSLPAEQLNSLKQAQDPDPRSPTLGIARTPMKISGPDPQCSLVKELSEVFETEASESISSPKLALPRETPLSSDLDLSSDPQLSPEDQLLPWSQAELYPKQVFTKEEAKQSAETIAASQNSDKPSRDPETPQSSGSKRSRRKANSKVLGRSPLTILQDDNSPGTLTLRQGKRPSALSENVKDLKEGVVLGTGRFLKAGGGAREPNQDHDKENQHFALLES